The proteins below are encoded in one region of Penicillium psychrofluorescens genome assembly, chromosome: 4:
- a CDS encoding uncharacterized protein (ID:PFLUO_007020-T1.cds;~source:funannotate) — protein MSSQQQVDPKKQQELQHQYGNFKNTLQQLAQKIGDIEQEAEEHKLVVETLEPLPQDRKCFRMVNGVLAERTVKDVLPLLKTNSDGLKQVLEEMLKQYKTKQSELDSWKKKNNIQVVQP, from the exons ATGTCgagccagcagcaggtggACCCGAAGAAACAACAGG AGCTCCAGCACCAGTACGGGAACTTCAAGAATACCCTGCAACAGCTCGCGCAGAAGATCGGTGACATCGAACAGGAGGCAGAGGAGCACAA ACTCGTGGTCGAGACATTGGAACCTCTCCCCCAAGACCGCAAATGCTTCCGAATGGTGAACGGCGTGCTAGCCGAGCGCACTGTTAAGGATGTACTCCCACTCCTCAAGACCAACTCGGACGGACTGAAGCAAGTGCTGGAAGAAATGCTCAAGCAATACAAGACCAAGCAGTCGGAGTTAGATTCGTGGAAG AAAAAGAATAACATCCAGGTGGTGCAGCCCTGA
- a CDS encoding uncharacterized protein (ID:PFLUO_007018-T1.cds;~source:funannotate), translating into MSSTSPSKEPEVDAEAQSGEDHDQQMDKEQDPQGQGHPDFEVKEQDRWLPIANVLYSVARIMKLALPENAKIAKEAKECMQECVSEFISFITSEASEKCQQEKRKTVNGEDILFAMTSLGFENYAEALKIYLSKYRETQSARGDNQNRPPSSGYGAGGPAQGRPGAPGFPEGPDSANNILNPNMDPSEQDPSAYGYPPMVGQPHNGAGGESY; encoded by the exons ATGTCGTCGACCTCTCCATCGAAGGAGCCGGAGGTGGACGCCGAAGCGCAATCGGGCGAAGACCACGACCAGCAGATGGATAAGGAACAAGATCCGCAAGGCCAGGGCCATCCTGATTTCGAGGTGAAGGAACAGGATCGGTGGCTTCCGATTGCAAACG TCCTTTATTCAGTCGCGCGTATTATGAAGCTCGCTCTCCCCGAGAATGCGAAGATCGCAAAAGAAGCCAAGGAGTGCATGCAGGAATGCGTGAGCGAGTTCATCTCGTTCATCACCAGCGAAG CTTCGGAAAAGTGCCAGCAGGAGAAACGCAAGACCGTCAACGGCGAAGATATCTTGTTTGCGATGACCTCGCTTGGCTTTGAGAACTATGCCGAGGCCCTCAAGATCTATCTCTCCAAGTACCGCGAG ACTCAATCCGCGCGAGGTGATAACCAGAACCGGCCCCCTAGCAGTGGCTATGGCGCCGGCGGTCCTGCTCAGGGTCGCCCAGGAGCGCCGGGCTTCCCCGAAGGCCCAGATAGTGCAAACAACATCTTGAACCCCAACATGGACCCTTCGGAGCAGGATCCCTCCGCGTACGGTTACCCGCCGATGGTCGGCCAGCCCCACAACGGGGCTGGCGGAGAGTCCTACTAA
- a CDS encoding uncharacterized protein (ID:PFLUO_007019-T1.cds;~source:funannotate), giving the protein MAADLSSENVLGRFDKLAALNIIHHGPSEAISIVDHQFQFEFRICPSWAKKPMTVDAALPTDQATVKPRLFGPGSDIYESHPDQIIATINDTHVLALNIYPVFRPQYILLSLDSYRSQNDPLDLQDIEASWEVLQRLDSPYYAMYNCTPDAGCSRHHKHTQIMPKPECADSQSTGFCLFPDNKSQEIQVPYVYFVHHFNAAGQGEPVDGKAIFGVYTSLLEKCREALGIAKADSVTTCPHNMVLVKEWMVMIPRRRGNFAGAGANAAGMMGTPTMINKELFKIWTDLGPAKILSELGVSKK; this is encoded by the exons ATGGCTGCCGATCTGAGTTCCGAAAATGTCCTCGGACGCTTTGACAAATTGGCGGCGctcaacatcatccaccatggccctTCCGAGGCAATATCCATCGTCGACCACCAGTTTCAG TTCGAATTCCGGATTTGCCCTTCATGGGCCAAGAAGCCAATGACCGTCGATGCTGCCCTTCCAACAGATCAGGCCACAGTGAAGCCGAGGTTGTTTGGACCTGGTAGCGACATCTACGAGAGTCATCCGGATCAGATTATCGCCACGATCAACGACACCCATGTGCTGGCTCTGAACATCTACCCTGTGTTTCGGCCCCAGTACATTCTTCTTTCGCTGGACTCATATCGTTCGCAAAACGACCCTCTTGATTTGCAAGACATTGAGGCGTCATGGGAGGTCCTTCAACGTCTGGATTCACCTTATTATGCCATGTACAACTGCACTCCGGATGCGGGATGCAGCCGACATCACAAGCATACTCAGATCATGCCCAAACCAGAATGCGCTGATTCTCAGTCAACGGGTTTCTGCTTGTTCCCCGACAACAAGAGCCAAGAGATCCAGGTGCCTTATGTTTACTTCGTGCATCATTTCAATGCTGCTGGACAGGGAGAACCAGTGGATGGCAAGGCTATCTTTGGTGTCTATACAAGCCTGCTGGAAAAATGCAGGGAGGCACTGGGGATTGCGAAAGCCGACTCGGTAACAACGTGTCCGCACAATATGGTTCTAGTCAAAGAATGGATGGTCATGATacctcgccgccgaggcaaCTTCGCTGGAGCAGGCGCCAACGCGGCGGGAATGATGGGCACGCCTACAATGATAAACAAAGAACTGTTCAAAATCTGGACAGATTTGGGACCAGCAAAGATTCTTAGTGAGCTCGGTGTGTCAAAGAAGTGA
- a CDS encoding uncharacterized protein (ID:PFLUO_007014-T1.cds;~source:funannotate), whose protein sequence is MASLDQLVKGAPPSEARPPTPEPLPFHSGTSSPPRPSTPDPLATLPSSPPQIYLNLLILEASLRAQYLALRERRRQNTFFLLILAAWITYFGYALFLRPREDGRGVGGSVYWVVEMGEKVALLGGVVTALLIWGTGQWERGIRWPRRWLAVANRGLRNMNTKIIVIRGPWWQELLSYISFLFPFSVPFFPSPQGNFHFIERPPTERRAGGRQQFQQYYNGRDSESGLAEEDLSSGGDYIRLLLLPKSFSPEFRENWDDYRTDFWEKENDRRAQLRHKLRERERQLAQTEGGWLARLGLDWRASQRRRLVAATLHRSFEPDAKHRSPPHHPHAPHHHQHQPSTGSKLNQEHRTAAVARRTTRSDSSHSRTSSRGSTPVDLGMEERSPSQSSASGRPRRGSTTPASSVSSAEQTPQQRKRKGSKTLRRGLSPLTQAQVREGVRTGSVSSDESVMMAASEKDREESIPPAAADLNPAV, encoded by the coding sequence ATGGCCTCGCTAGACCAGCTCGTCAAGGGCGCTCCCCCGTCGGAGGCTCGTCCCCCGACCCCAGAGCCATTACCATTCCACTCCGGCACCTCGTCGCCGCCACGGCCCTCCACCCCAGATCCGTTGGCGACATTaccatcatctccgccgcAGATCTACCTTAACCTGTTAATCCTCGAAGCATCCCTCCGGGCACAATATCTAGCTCTCCGCGAACGCCGCCGTCAAAATaccttcttcctgctcatTCTCGCGGCCTGGATCACCTATTTCGGATacgccctcttcctccggccACGAGAAGATGGCCGTGGTGTCGGCGGGTCGGTCTACTGGGTGgtcgagatgggcgagaaGGTCGCCCTGCTCGGCGGAGTGGTGACGGCTTTGCTTATCTGGGGCACAGGGCAATGGGAGCGCGGTATTCGCTGGCCACGGCGTTGgctcgccgtcgccaaccGCGGCCTGCGCAACATGAACACCAAGATCATCGTGATCCGCGGGCCCTGGTGGCAGGAACTGCTATCTTACATCTCATTCCTGTTCCCTTTCTCCGtgcccttcttcccctcGCCCCAGGGCAACTTCCACTTCATTGAGCGGCCTCCTACCGAGAGGCGCGCGGGCGGCCGACAGCAATTCCAGCAGTACTACAATGGCCGCGATAGCGAGTCCGGCctcgcggaggaggatctgaGCTCTGGAGGCGATTATATTCGACTGCTGTTGCTGCCCAAGTCTTTCTCCCCGGAATTCCGCGAGAACTGGGACGACTACCGCACGGATTTctgggagaaagagaacgaTCGCCGCGCTCAGCTGCGTCATAAGCTGCGCGAGAGGGAGCGCCAGCTCGCCCAGACAGAGGGCGGCTGGCTCGCTCGTCTCGGTCTGGACTGGCGCGCTtcgcagcgccgccgccttgTCGCAGCCACGCTGCATCGCTCGTTCGAGCCTGACGCCAAACACCGgtctcctccccatcacccTCATgctcctcatcatcaccaacaccaaccaTCCACTGGCTCTAAGCTGAACCAGGAACATCGCACCGCTGCCGTGGCCCGCCGCACCACCCGATCCGACTCCTCTCATTCTCGCACGTCATCCCGGGGTAGTACCCCCGTCGACTTAGGGATGGAAGAGCGTTCACCATCCCAGTCATCTGCTAGCGGCCGTCCCCGTCGCGGCAGTACCACTCCCGCATCATCTGTCTCAAGCGCCGAGCAGACACCCCAGCAGCGGAAGCGGAAGGGCTCCAAAACTCTCCGCCGTGGCCTGTCACCGCTAACGCAGGCCCAGGTGCGAGAGGGCGTGCGAACCGGATCGGTCTCGTCTGATGAATCCGTGATGATGGCTGCTAGCGAGAAGGATAGGGAGGAGTCTATACctcctgctgcagcagacTTGAACCCTGCCGTGTAG
- a CDS encoding uncharacterized protein (ID:PFLUO_007015-T1.cds;~source:funannotate), whose amino-acid sequence MASESINSSQEDVRERREQRSMAQAREGTPYAARAAAGAAAAPSFFPMGYREGFSQWWARLPAAAAEHKVLSYLPYLHHQPPTHLQTGNTTEVPNGSAPSSLEYADQSQQGEIATSSLGDPYGPRRWRSSMVELSGKNRALNEFSVERVGEEADQHLVMLHGYGAGLGFFYKNFEPLSRLRGWQLHALDMLGMGRSTRPPFRIKAKGREEAIREAEDWFVDALEEWRIKRKIDRFTLLGHSLGGYMAVSYALKYPGHLNKLILASPVGIPEDPYAVTADVPEQTDSSLGNELTQDQQEIAAAAAAPGTAPKTADGGFITGRNAEPPVEQNRPPRRTLPKWFAYLWDANISPFSLVRWAGPLGPRFVSGWTSRRFSHLPAEEAKALHNYSYSIFSMRGSGEYALAYILAPGAFARSPLIRRIHGVGRQMIQSGSTSNILPTSAAATTSASKCTKPRGLASDSTAPSSDAAPAEQPAPSSTPTQRERGIPVVLMYGDHDWMDVDGGHAAAARLEEEKQRALANATPEERRSDSGSAKVIVIKGAGHHLYLDGWEEFNRVVLAEMEEVNRRERDRQS is encoded by the exons ATGGCTTCGGAATCCATCAACTCGTCTCAAGAGGACGTCCGGGAGCGTCGCGAACAACGATCCATGGCACAGGCCAGAGAAGGCACTCCGTACGCagcccgcgccgccgccggtgccgctgcggcgccctccttcttcccgaTGGGATACCGGGAAGGTTTCAGCCAATGG TGGGCTCGTCTgccagctgcagcagcgGAGCACAAAGTCCTCTCGTATCTGCCGTATCTGCACCACCAGCCTCCCACCCACCTCCAAACCGGAAACACGACGGAGGTCCCCAATGGGTCCGCGCCAAGCAGCCTGGAGTATGCAGACCAAAGCCAGCAGGGTGAGATCGCAACCAGCTCTCTGGGCGATCCCTATGGCCCGCGCCGGTGGCGGTCCAGCATGGTGGAGCTCAGTGGGAAGAACCGGGCGCTCAACGAGTTCTCCGTGGAGAGAGTTGGTGAGGAAGCGGACCAGCATCTAGTCATGCTACACGGATACGGCGCCGGCCTTGGCTTTTTCTACAAGAACTTTGAACCGCTGAGCCGACTCCGAGGCTGGCAATTGCATGCGTTGGACATGCTGGGTATGGGTCGCAGCACTCGGCCGCCATTCcggatcaaggccaagggACGAGAGGAGGCCATCCGCGAAGCTGAGGACTGGTTTGTAGATGCACTGGAGGAATGGCGGATCAAGCGCAAAATTGATCGTTTTACGTTGCTCGGCCACAGCCTGGGCGGGTATATGGCGGTATCCTATGCCTTGAAGTACCCTGGCCATCTGAATAAACTCATTCTGGCATCTCCCGTTGGAATCCCAGAGGACCCATATGCCGTCACGGCCGATGTGCCCGAACAAACTGATTCTTCGCTTGGCAATGAACTTACGCAAGATCAGCAGGAAATCGctgcagccgcggccgctCCGGGCACAGCTCCGAAGACGGCAGACGGCGGCTTTATCACGGGACGGAACGCTGAACCTCCTGTCGAGCAGAACCGGCCGCCACGACGCACCTTGCCCAAGTGGTTTGCCTATTTGTGGGATGCCAACATCTCCCCCTTCAGCCTCGTACGATGGGCCGGCCCGCTGGGTCCACGATTCGTCTCGGGATGGACGTCACGCCGCTTCTCTCACTTGccagccgaagaagccaaggcACTCCATAACTATTCATACTCGATTTTCAGTATGCGCGGCAGTGGCGAATACGCACTCGCGTACATCCTCGCGCCGGGAGCCTTTGCCCGCAGTCCTCTCATCCGTCGCATCCACGGGGTCGGCCGGCAAATGATCCAATCCGGCTCGACTTCGAATATTCTACCCACTTCCGCAGCGGCCACTACTTCTGCATCGAAATGTACGAAACCACGAGGACTGGCTTCAGACAGCACTGCTCCCTCATCCGATGCTGCACCGGCAGAGCAACCCGCACCATCCTCTACCCCTACTCAGCGCGAGCGCGGCATCCCCGTTGTATTAATGTACGGCGACCACGACTGGATGGACGTCGATGGTGGCCACGCCGCCGCAGCCCgtctcgaagaagaaaagcagcGGGCCCTGGCGAACGCCACACCAGAGGAACGGCGCAGTGACAGCGGTTCCGCCAAAGTGATAGTCATCAAGGGAGCTGGACACCATCTCTACCTGGACGGCTGGGAGGAATTCAACCGAGTCgtgctggcggagatggaggaagtcAATCGACGGGAGAGGGATCGTCAGTCATGA
- a CDS encoding uncharacterized protein (ID:PFLUO_007017-T1.cds;~source:funannotate), translating to MSSVATDQPSPPLAGDGVNKRKPGSAACVHCHRRKVRCDARAVGLPCTNCRASGKNDCRIHEKKKRLAVRSILDPVPIRSRPLPPSENNQSTTATPGFPGAFPGSNPVTPLAGGLPQHGFQSNPGSQPFMRQDLSHAHEAHTEMEQRLVKLIDEEDSGRREIQRGVRAFYVGHEHSNMSFLIRQQRDQDDDVFHFASNEIPRRQIKTGHDQLLMDALTLPEPSLADELVQAYFTYVNPGFPVVDEDLFMTQYRNKDSADPPPILLLQAILLVGTHVTKAKAERDALKEIFFRRTKYLFDNRIERNRDILVQTALLLTWHSDSADDDVAADAHFWVGVAARIATGLGMHRNPVSSSFVTRDRRMWRRVWYILVQFDVMVSLSHGRPQAINLDDSDVSPLTPADFENCGPHVQTDFVMNFSELCTMISYVMRDRFGLRATDERRKAVLKEADESLANWSLKLPDNLRLRASDMDPWSAMLHLTYNNFLILLHRPHPRASAYNDDYGPHDAEICSAAAGVIASIFEELRLNDRLKYLWYTGVHTLFTAMIQVRVELRFSNPVLAINALRRFDSASYSLRELANYWVHAGTILRLFEDSKRLQDDLRLATREGPKPFNSAQPSNKMATADAAAAMQTTQTPRPLSFGVPTPDSTPLQQTTLSPQPNPPQFDNWITAPLRLNVGPLDRQESYSNTAMQVDQIEPTRDLMDWRQLFSFTDSDLPVPMTIEGLPELEDEWRQIYWQDTPMADLIHDGGWMHN from the exons ATGTCCTCTGTCGCTACCGATCAACCTTCCCCGCCACTCGCGGGCGATGGGGTGAACAAACGCAAGCCGG GCTCCGCGGCCTGCGTTCATTGCCACCGGCGCAAGGTTCGCTGTGATGCTCGAGCCGTAGGGCTCCCTTGCACCAATTGCCGTGCGTCCGGAAAGAACGACTGCCGCATccatgaaaagaaaaagcgtCTCGCTGTCCGCTCGATTCTCGACCCCGTTCCCATCCGATCTCGGCCTCTGCCCCCGTCCGAGAATAATCAATCCACGACAGCGACCCCAGGGTTTCCAGGCGCATTTCCCGGGAGCAATCCGGTGACACCGCTTGCAGGTGGTCTCCCACAACATGGATTCCAGTCAAATCCCGGGTCCCAGCCGTTTATGCGGCAAGATCTGTCGCATGCGCATGAGGCTCACACGGAGATGGAGCAGCGTCTAGTTAAGCtcatcgacgaagaggatTCCGGTAGAAGAGAGATTCAACGGGGCGTCCGTGCATTCTACGTTGGTCATGAGCATTCGAACATGTCCTTCCTGATTCGCCAGCAACGAGATCAAGACGACGACGTCTTCCATTTTGCCAGCAATGAGATTCCACGGCGACAGATCAAAACAGGGCATGACCAGCTGCTCATGGATGCACTCACCTTGCCCGAGCCTTCTCTTGCCGATGAGCTCGTGCAGGCGTACTTCACCTACGTGAACCCCGGGTTCCCAGtcgtcgacgaagacttGTTCATGACTCAATATCGAAACAAAGATTCTGCTGATCCTCCACCAATTCTGCTTTTGCAAGCCATCCTCCTGGTGGGGACCCATGTGACCAAGGCAAAAGCCGAGCGGGACGCGCTTAAGGAAATCTTCTTCCGACGGACCAAGTATCTATTTGATAACCGAATTGAGCGGAACCGTGATATTCTCGTGCAGACAGCTCTGCTGTTAACATGGCATTCTGATAgtgccgatgacgatgtcgcGGCAGATGCTCATTTCTGGGTCGGTGTCGCTGCCCGGATAGCCACTGGGTTAGGCATGCATCGTAACCCGGTCTCTAGCAGCTTTGTCACCCGTGACCGGCGGATGTGGAGGCGGGTTTGGTATATATTGGTGCAGTTCGATGTGATGGTGTCTCTGTCGCACGGCCGGCCTCAAGCCAT CAACCTTGATGATTCTGATGTATCTCCGTTGACGCCTGCTGATTTCGAGAACTGTGGCCCCCATGTTCAAACCGATTTTGTGATGAATTTTTCCGAACTGTGTACGATGATCTCGTATGTCATGCGCGATCGCTTTGGGCTCCGGGCTACCGATGAGCGACGAAAGGCTGTTCTCAAGGAGGCCGATGAATCGCTGGCCAATTGGTCCTTAAAACTCCCTGATAACCTCCGGCTTCGAGCGTCTGACATGGATCCGTGGTCCGCCATGCTTCATTTGACTTACAATAATTTCCTCATTCTCTTACATCGACCTCATCCCAGAGCATCGGCATATAACGACGACTATGGGCCCCACGATGCGGAAATCTGCAGTGCTGCAGCGGGTGTCATCGCATCAATCTTTGAAGAGCTAAGGTTGAACGACCGTCTGAAATACCTCTGGTACACGGGCGTCCACACTCTCTTCACAGCCATGATCCAGGTTCGGGTGGAGCTTCGCTTTTCAAATCCAGTTCTCGCCATTAATGCCCTACGACGTTTTGACTCGGCATCGTATTCGCTACGGGAACTGGCCAATTATTGGGTTCATGCAGGCACGATCCTCCGACTATTCGAAGACTCCAAGCGTCTGCAGGACGATCTGCGCTTGGCAACCAGAGAAGGCCCTAAGCCTTTCAATAGTGCTCAGCCTTCCAACAAAATGGCAACTGCAGACGCCGCAGCTGCCATGCAAACCACCCAAACACCCCGGCCCTTGTCGTTCGGGGTGCCGACACCCGACTCAACACCATTGCAACAAACGACCCTATCACCGCAACCAAACCCTCCCCAGTTCGACAATTGGATCACCGCTCCCCTCCGGCTCAATGTTGGGCCCTTGGACAGACAAGAATCTTATTCAAACACTGCTATGCAGGTGGACCAGATAGAGCCGACGCGAGACCTGATGGACTGGCGACAGCTCTTCTCGTTCACAGACTCTGATCTGCCAGTTCCCATGACCATTGAAGGTTTGcctgagctggaagatgagtGGCGGCAGATCTACTGGCAGGATACGCCGATGGCCGACCTCATCCACGACGGAGGATGGATGCATAACTAG
- a CDS encoding uncharacterized protein (ID:PFLUO_007016-T1.cds;~source:funannotate) yields MAHDESAFPWEIGVFDAHCHPTDTMASIASIPAMTAATLTVMATRGEDQELVRQTAEAHVDRVMPCFGWHPWFSHQIIDDSIEQPEQDAEQQKRTHYKAVLTPCPEDDEAFIQCLPQPKPLSTLISETRERLLSFPNALVGEIGLDKSFRLPSAWTAEDLDGRNGQVTPGSREGRRLSPYKVKLDHQRTVLKAQLRLAGELARAVSVHSVQAHGAIFELFKELWAGHERVVISRREREKQQDAEGAVSEDEADTTKSATGKQQPFPPRICLHSYSGPVEPLRQFLHKANPSDVYFSFSSVINFTGSSASSRRVSDVIDALPEDRVLVESDLHTAGPQMDELLEQAARQICEIRGWDLRRGVQQLADNWRRFVFG; encoded by the coding sequence ATGGCCCACGATGAGAGTGCCTTCCCCTGGGAGATCGGGGTGTTTGATGCCCACTGCCACCCGACCGATACCATGGCATCCATTGCATCCATCCCCGCCATGACGGCAGCCACCCTCACTGTCATGGCCACGCGCGGGGAAGACCAGGAGCTCGTGCGCCAGACAGCAGAGGCGCACGTGGATCGAGTGATGCCCTGTTTCGGATGGCATCCCTGGTTCTCGCACCAGATTATCGACGATTCAATTGAGCAGCCAGAGCAAGACGCTGAGCAACAAAAAAGAACACACTACAAGGCAGTTCTCACCCCCTGCCcagaggacgacgaggcaTTCATCCAATGCCTTCCACAGCCGAAACCCCTCTCTACTCTTATTTCAGAAACAAGAGAGCGCCTGCTCTCATTCCCTAATGCATTGGTCGGTGAGATCGGCCTTGACAAGTCCTTTCGCCTACCAAGTGCCTGGACTGCAGAGGACCTCGATGGCCGCAATGGCCAGGTCACGCCGGGTTCTCGAGAGGGCCGACGGCTGTCGCCATACAAAGTAAAACTGGATCACCAGCGCACGGTGCTCAAAGCGCAGCTCCGACTAGCAGGGGAGTTGGCCCGCGCAGTCTCGGTGCATAGCGTGCAAGCACACGGGGCGATTTTCGAGCTGTTCAAGGAGTTATGGGCGGGCCATGAGCGGGTTGTCATTTCCCGCcgggagagagagaagcagCAAGATGCCGAGGGGGCTGTTTCGGAAGACGAAGCAGATACAACGAAATCGGCGACAggaaagcagcagccatTTCCGCCGCGGATCTGCCTGCATTCCTACTCCGGCCCGGTAGAGCCGCTCCGCCAGTTCCTGCACAAGGCCAATCCATCGGATGTCTACTTCTCTTTCTCGAGTGTGATTAATTTTACGGGatcgtcggcctcgtcgagAAGGGTGTCTGATGTGATCGACGCCTTGCCGGAAGACCGTGTGCTCGTTGAAAGTGATCTCCACACGGCAGGGCCGCAGATGGATGAGCTGTTGGAGCAGGCCGCGCGTCAGATCTGTGAGATCCGGGGGTGGGATTTGCGACGTGGAGTGCAGCAACTGGCTGATAACTGGAGGCGTTTCGTCTTTGGCTGA